In Plasmodium reichenowi strain SY57 chromosome Unknown, whole genome shotgun sequence, one DNA window encodes the following:
- a CDS encoding aurora-related kinase 1: GDGAHGSVFLACERRTNFICVLKCISKSHLV; the protein is encoded by the coding sequence GGCGATGGAGCACATGGTAGTGTATTCTTGGCTTGTGAGAGGAGAACCAATTTTATATGCGTGTTAAAATGTATATCTAAATCACATTTAGTcaa